One genomic window of Candidatus Dormiibacterota bacterium includes the following:
- a CDS encoding alkaline phosphatase D family protein translates to MWVETDAPCTVEILGCRARTFGVAGRHYALVVVGGLTPGVPSPYEVGLDGETVWPQPSSPFPPSVLHPPGAGGVRLVVGSCRVGHPHHPPYTLMPDQHRDGHGPDALEALALRIAGEPHEHRPHLILHIGDQVYADELPPATAAMVRRRDRPGLPGDQAVDLEEFRSLYVESWTHPAVRWLLSTTGNVMLFDDHEVHDDWNTSLAWVEEMQLRPWWRRRLVAAFASYWLYQHLGNLSAAEARDDPGLAAAQAAGDDATAVVLALAAEAADHPRGWRWSHAHELPHTRVVVVDSRAARVLEPERRAMIDGPTEAWLAPRLRGDVDHLLVVSSLPVLLPPTLHHLERWSERVCAGAWGPAAARAGERLRQAIDLEHWPAFGRSLHRLLDGVSEVAGAGRGTAPSSLVLLGGDVHFGYVSRAHWPGSAAATPVHQVVSSPMRNPLSRRLRREVRAGLLPGAAVPARVLARAARAAPHPVRWRLDSGPWFDNQIATLEVEGRRLTLRVERAVLTGDGTPALEPLAERRLDAGHPC, encoded by the coding sequence TGGCCGCAGCCGTCGTCGCCGTTCCCGCCGAGCGTGCTCCATCCCCCGGGCGCCGGAGGGGTGCGGCTCGTGGTCGGGTCCTGCCGGGTCGGGCATCCCCACCACCCGCCCTACACGCTCATGCCCGATCAGCACCGCGACGGGCACGGGCCCGACGCCCTCGAGGCGCTCGCCCTGCGCATCGCCGGGGAGCCCCACGAGCACCGTCCCCACCTGATCCTCCACATCGGCGACCAGGTCTACGCCGACGAGCTGCCGCCGGCGACGGCCGCGATGGTGCGGCGCCGCGACCGCCCCGGGCTGCCCGGCGACCAGGCGGTCGATCTCGAGGAGTTCCGGAGCCTCTACGTCGAGTCGTGGACCCACCCGGCGGTCCGCTGGCTGCTCTCCACCACCGGCAACGTGATGCTGTTCGACGACCACGAGGTGCACGACGACTGGAACACCTCGCTCGCCTGGGTCGAGGAGATGCAGCTCCGCCCGTGGTGGCGGCGGCGGCTGGTCGCGGCCTTCGCGAGCTACTGGCTGTACCAGCACCTCGGCAACCTCAGCGCCGCCGAGGCCCGCGACGACCCCGGCCTCGCTGCCGCGCAGGCCGCCGGCGACGATGCCACGGCGGTGGTGCTCGCCCTCGCCGCCGAGGCCGCGGACCATCCCCGCGGGTGGCGCTGGAGCCACGCCCACGAGCTCCCGCACACCCGCGTGGTGGTGGTCGACTCGCGCGCGGCGCGGGTGCTGGAGCCGGAGCGCAGGGCGATGATCGACGGTCCCACCGAGGCGTGGCTCGCACCGCGGCTGCGCGGGGACGTCGACCACCTGCTGGTGGTGAGCTCGCTGCCGGTCCTGCTGCCGCCCACCCTGCACCACCTCGAGCGCTGGAGCGAGCGGGTCTGCGCCGGCGCCTGGGGGCCGGCGGCGGCGCGCGCCGGCGAGCGGCTGCGCCAGGCGATCGACCTCGAGCACTGGCCCGCCTTCGGGCGCAGCCTGCACCGCCTCCTCGACGGCGTCTCCGAGGTCGCGGGAGCGGGTCGCGGCACCGCCCCCTCCTCGCTGGTCCTGCTCGGCGGCGACGTCCACTTCGGCTACGTGTCCCGAGCCCACTGGCCGGGCTCGGCGGCGGCCACGCCGGTGCACCAGGTGGTCAGCTCGCCGATGCGCAACCCGCTGTCCCGGCGGCTGCGCCGCGAGGTGCGTGCCGGGCTCCTTCCCGGCGCCGCGGTGCCCGCGCGGGTGCTGGCGCGGGCGGCCCGCGCCGCTCCCCACCCGGTTCGATGGCGCCTCGACAGCGGGCCCTGGTTCGACAACCAGATCGCCACCCTCGAGGTCGAGGGTCGGCGCCTCACCCTGCGGGTCGAGCGCGCCGTGCTCACCGGCGACGGGACGCCGGCCCTCGAGCCGCTCGCCGAGAGGCGGCTCGACGCAGGCCACCCCTGCTAG
- a CDS encoding class I SAM-dependent methyltransferase: MTSEIHLDYPVRSVPRYGHGRPPHPRLAAIIDRGRDRYRGLLESFLAHRECFLRIPLDAPAGAPDPHWVNDWFPGLDAIALHCLLAGNDPARYLEVGSGMSTRIARRAIRDHGLRTRIVSIDPCPRAEIDPICDEVVRAPFEDVDVAVVDQLGDGDILFVDGSHRCFMNSDVTAQFLDVIPRLRPGVLVHLHDIFLPWDYPPAWADRFYSEQYLLAVALLAEGPHLEILLPNAFVSLDDELRRVLEPIWQDPHMAGVQADGGSFWLRRSGPTRG; this comes from the coding sequence GTGACCAGCGAGATCCACCTCGACTATCCGGTCCGGAGCGTTCCGCGCTACGGTCACGGCAGGCCGCCGCATCCCCGGCTGGCCGCGATCATCGACCGGGGCCGCGACCGCTACCGGGGTCTCCTGGAGAGCTTCCTCGCCCACCGCGAGTGCTTCCTCCGGATCCCCCTCGACGCCCCCGCCGGCGCGCCCGATCCGCACTGGGTCAACGACTGGTTCCCCGGCCTCGACGCCATCGCGCTCCACTGCCTGCTCGCCGGGAACGATCCCGCGCGGTACCTCGAGGTCGGGTCGGGGATGAGCACCAGGATCGCGAGGCGGGCGATCCGCGACCACGGTCTGCGCACCCGCATCGTCTCCATCGACCCCTGCCCCCGCGCCGAGATCGACCCCATCTGCGACGAGGTGGTGCGGGCACCCTTCGAGGACGTCGACGTCGCCGTCGTCGACCAGCTCGGGGACGGCGACATCCTCTTCGTCGACGGGTCGCACCGGTGCTTCATGAACTCGGACGTGACCGCGCAGTTCCTCGACGTCATCCCGCGGCTGAGACCCGGGGTGCTGGTCCACCTCCACGACATCTTCCTGCCCTGGGACTACCCGCCCGCCTGGGCGGATCGCTTCTACTCGGAGCAGTACCTGCTGGCCGTCGCCCTCCTCGCCGAGGGTCCCCACCTGGAGATCCTCCTCCCGAACGCGTTCGTCAGCCTCGACGACGAGCTGCGCCGGGTCCTCGAGCCGATCTGGCAGGACCCGCACATGGCCGGCGTGCAGGCCGACGGCGGCTCCTTCTGGCTGCGCAGGAGTGGCCCCACGCGCGGCTAG
- the pepN gene encoding aminopeptidase N — protein sequence MPNQPLTRDEARTRAALISEVSYQVALRLEDGDTFESDTTAEFSCSQPGVATFIDLEAPALVSAELNGRPVPAGAFNGSRLQLDGLAEHNRLRVVARCAYGRTGSGLHRFVDPVDGETYLHSQLEPFDAHRILSCFDQPDLRAPLRLRVWAPASWAVVANSAPVGPALEGWHAFEPTPPIATYLYAVCAGPYQPVHAEHRGIPLGIWCRRSLLEHLDSDEIFDITRRGLDFFEALFDHPYAFGKYDQVFVPECSVGAMENPGCVTFTERYIFRARVTEAAREARASTILHEMAHMWFGDLVTMRWWDDLWLNESFATYMATHSLSRATRFTNAWVTFANEEKTWALAQDQLPSTHPIVADMTDTDAVRTHFDGITYAKGASVLRQLVAWVGEEAFTAGVRTYFRRHSFGNAELRDFLAVLEESSGRELDSWAREWLQTAGVNTLRPVPGPGGTGVAIAQEAPAHLPTPLRRHRLALGLYAMSDGALRRVERSELDVAGMLTPVEGMRPAADGELLLVNDDDLTFAKIRLDPPSQDTALRSLSRLEAPLPRTLCWAAAWDMTRDAELPATRWVALVVEHVAGETDIGTLQRFLGQAELAADLYADPRHRPGLREQLAVRAEAALDAAEPGSDVQLAWARCLISTASGERLGFVRGLLDGTVEVAGLVVDTDLRWLIVATLAAAGAAGRELVEAELERDPSDIGRRRAAGAIASIPDPELKRETWERITTDRELPLATLQAMMGGFHRAGQDDLLRPYVDPYVDVLPEIWRERVTEEAMAMTGGLYPAWIVDDGVVAAADRALRLGLPAIANRILAENRDRTLRAMRARAADGAAG from the coding sequence ATGCCGAACCAACCGCTGACCCGTGACGAGGCGCGCACCCGCGCCGCGCTGATCTCCGAGGTGTCGTACCAGGTGGCGCTGCGCCTCGAGGACGGCGACACCTTCGAGAGCGACACCACCGCCGAGTTCAGCTGCTCCCAGCCGGGGGTGGCGACCTTCATCGATCTCGAGGCGCCCGCGCTGGTCAGCGCCGAGCTCAACGGCCGGCCGGTGCCGGCCGGGGCCTTCAACGGGTCGCGGCTCCAGCTCGACGGGCTCGCCGAGCACAACCGGCTGCGGGTGGTGGCTCGCTGCGCCTACGGCCGCACCGGCTCGGGGCTCCACCGCTTCGTCGACCCGGTCGACGGCGAGACCTACCTGCACTCCCAGCTCGAGCCGTTCGACGCCCACCGCATCCTCAGCTGCTTCGACCAGCCCGACCTGCGCGCCCCGCTCCGCCTGCGGGTGTGGGCTCCGGCGAGCTGGGCGGTGGTCGCCAACTCGGCGCCGGTCGGGCCGGCGCTCGAGGGCTGGCACGCCTTCGAGCCGACCCCGCCGATCGCCACCTATCTCTACGCGGTCTGCGCCGGTCCCTACCAGCCGGTGCACGCCGAGCATCGCGGCATCCCGCTGGGCATCTGGTGCCGGCGCTCGCTGCTCGAGCACCTCGACTCCGACGAGATCTTCGACATCACCCGGCGCGGGCTCGACTTCTTCGAGGCGCTCTTCGACCATCCCTACGCCTTCGGCAAGTACGACCAGGTCTTCGTGCCCGAGTGCAGCGTCGGGGCGATGGAGAACCCCGGCTGCGTCACCTTCACCGAGCGCTACATCTTCCGCGCCCGGGTGACCGAGGCGGCCCGCGAGGCGCGCGCCTCGACGATCCTCCACGAGATGGCGCACATGTGGTTCGGCGACCTGGTGACGATGCGCTGGTGGGACGACCTCTGGCTCAACGAGAGCTTCGCCACCTACATGGCCACCCACTCGCTGTCGCGGGCCACCCGGTTCACCAACGCCTGGGTCACCTTCGCCAACGAGGAGAAGACGTGGGCGCTGGCCCAGGACCAGCTGCCCTCGACCCACCCGATCGTCGCCGACATGACCGACACCGACGCGGTGCGCACCCACTTCGACGGCATCACCTACGCCAAGGGTGCGTCGGTGCTGCGCCAGCTGGTCGCCTGGGTCGGCGAGGAGGCGTTCACCGCCGGGGTGCGCACGTACTTCCGCCGGCACAGCTTCGGCAACGCCGAGCTCCGCGACTTCCTCGCCGTGCTCGAGGAGTCGTCGGGCCGCGAGCTCGACAGCTGGGCCCGGGAGTGGCTGCAGACCGCCGGGGTGAACACCCTGCGCCCGGTGCCGGGCCCGGGGGGCACCGGCGTGGCGATCGCCCAGGAGGCGCCCGCGCACCTGCCCACGCCGCTGCGCCGCCACCGCCTCGCGCTCGGCCTCTACGCGATGAGCGACGGGGCGCTGCGCCGGGTCGAGCGCAGCGAGCTCGACGTCGCCGGGATGCTCACCCCGGTCGAGGGCATGCGCCCCGCGGCCGACGGCGAGCTGCTGCTGGTCAACGACGACGACCTCACCTTCGCGAAGATCCGCCTCGACCCGCCCTCCCAGGACACCGCGCTCCGCAGCCTCTCCCGCCTCGAGGCGCCGCTGCCGCGCACCCTGTGCTGGGCGGCGGCCTGGGACATGACCCGCGACGCCGAGCTGCCCGCGACCCGCTGGGTGGCACTGGTGGTCGAGCACGTCGCCGGCGAGACCGACATCGGCACCCTGCAGCGATTCCTCGGCCAGGCCGAGCTCGCCGCGGACCTCTACGCCGACCCCCGGCACCGCCCCGGGCTGCGCGAGCAGCTCGCGGTCCGCGCCGAGGCCGCCCTCGACGCCGCCGAGCCGGGCAGCGACGTCCAGCTCGCCTGGGCGCGCTGCCTCATCTCCACCGCCTCCGGCGAGCGGCTCGGCTTCGTCCGCGGCCTGCTCGACGGCACCGTCGAGGTGGCCGGCCTGGTGGTCGACACCGACCTGCGCTGGCTCATCGTCGCCACCCTGGCGGCCGCCGGCGCCGCCGGGCGCGAGCTGGTCGAGGCCGAGCTCGAGCGCGATCCCAGCGACATCGGCCGTCGCCGCGCCGCCGGGGCGATCGCCTCCATCCCCGACCCCGAGCTGAAGCGGGAGACCTGGGAGCGCATCACCACCGACCGCGAGCTCCCCCTGGCAACCCTGCAGGCGATGATGGGCGGCTTCCACCGGGCCGGCCAGGACGACCTGCTGCGCCCCTACGTCGACCCCTACGTCGACGTGCTCCCGGAGATCTGGCGCGAGCGGGTCACCGAGGAGGCGATGGCGATGACCGGCGGCCTCTACCCGGCGTGGATCGTGGACGACGGGGTGGTCGCCGCCGCCGACCGGGCGCTGCGGCTCGGCCTCCCCGCGATCGCCAACCGCATCCTCGCGGAGAACCGCGACCGCACCCTGCGGGCGATGCGGGCCCGCGCCGCCGACGGCGCCGCCGGCTGA